One segment of Leucoraja erinacea ecotype New England chromosome 7, Leri_hhj_1, whole genome shotgun sequence DNA contains the following:
- the LOC129699156 gene encoding contactin-associated protein-like 4 produces the protein MCNVWQSKKPQFIIKCSQAKLNLQPHRGRSELYRASQRRKSRKSIDRIREGIPELRNEESKTTATNGELIKTVHGQRTKEKNKIKEAEKYNCDNHLVSDLHRWAFNSSSEFSSSHSPGYAKLNRRDGAGGWSPLESNKHQWLQIDLGERTEMTAIATQGRYGSSDWVTRYLLMFSDTGRNWKQYRQEDSIWVGSLIK, from the exons ATGTGCAACGTTTGGCAGAGTAAAAAGCCTCAGTTTATAATAAAATGCTCTCAAGCAAAATTAAATTTGCAACCACACCGGGGGAGAAGCGAGCTTTACAGAGCTTCTCAAAGAAGGAAAAGCAGAAAGAGTATTGACAGGATTAGGGAAGGGATTCCTGAGCTTAGGAACGAGGAATCCAAAACTACTGCCACCAATGGTGAGCTGATTAAAACTGTGCATGGGCAAAGAACAAAGGAGAAGAACAAAATAAAGGAGGCTGAGaaat ATAACTGTGACAATCACCTGGTGTCGGATTTGCATCGCTGGGCCTTCAACTCGTCCTCGGAGTTCTCGAGCAGCCACAGCCCGGGCTACGCCAAGCTGAACAGAAGAGATG GTGCTGGTGGATGGTCGCCTTTGGAGTCTAACAAGCACCAGTGGCTGCAGATAGATCTGGGGGAGAGAACGGAGATGACTGCTATTGCCACCCAAGGCCGCTATGGAAGCTCAGACTGGGTGACGCGCTACCTGCTGATGTTCAGTGATACGGGCAGGAACTGGAAGCAGTATCGTCAAGAAGATAGCATTTGGGTAGGAAGCTTGATTAAATAA